CGGGAAACGCAGGCCCCAGGGTGCCCCCAGCCGGTTGCGATTCGAGTGCGGACGGCCGGTCCGCATGGTTGTCACCGCTCCGCTCAGCACGTCCACTGTCGAAACCTACCGAACATTCGCAACGCCGGACGATCAAGCATGATTGGCGGACGTCGTGACATGGTTCGTCCACATCGGCTGCTCTAGCGTCGGCCGCGAGCACATCCGAACGAACGACGGAGCAGACCCATGAAGATCGCACTCCACGGCGCCAGCGGCTACACGGGCCGCCTCGCGGTCGCCGAGCTCGCGCGCCGCGGCATCGACACGGTGCTCGTCGGCCGGGATTTCAGCCGGCTCCACTCGGCCGCGGCCGGTACCGGCTTCGAGGTCCGGCGTGCCGACCTCCACGACCACGACTCACTGACAGCGGCCTTCGCAGGCGCCGATGCCGTGATCAACACCGCCGGACCGTTCGCCCGGCTCGGCGCGCCGGTGGTACGCGCCGCGATCGCGGCCGGTGCGCACTACGTCGACACCACGGGCGAGCAGCAGTACATCATCGAGGTCTTCGACACCTTCACCGGCGCCGCCGCCGACGCCGGGGTGACGGTGGTACCGGCCATGGCCGACGACGGTGGGCCGAGCGACTTCATCAGCCACCTCGTCGCCGACGCCGCCGGCCCGATGGACACCCTGACCGTCGCCCTCTGGTACCGCGGCGGCGCCTTCACCCGGGGAACGCTGCGCTCGCTCGACCCCGACCTGCTGTTCGACGGTGCGCTGCGCTACGGCGACGGCGGCTGGACGACGTACGGGGAGGCGAGCCACGCGACGTGGCGCTTCCCGGGCGAAGACCCG
This genomic stretch from Phytohabitans houttuyneae harbors:
- a CDS encoding saccharopine dehydrogenase family protein, which produces MKIALHGASGYTGRLAVAELARRGIDTVLVGRDFSRLHSAAAGTGFEVRRADLHDHDSLTAAFAGADAVINTAGPFARLGAPVVRAAIAAGAHYVDTTGEQQYIIEVFDTFTGAAADAGVTVVPAMADDGGPSDFISHLVADAAGPMDTLTVALWYRGGAFTRGTLRSLDPDLLFDGALRYGDGGWTTYGEASHATWRFPGEDPPVRVSKAALPPVATVPRHVTVGRMEGLLGGSFDVLKDGIAPAVIDALPEGPDDEQRRQGRWTISVEASGPGGRAVRGEVEGTDGYGKTAVIAVEAVCRLVKDGATAGVLAPSQAFDPESFLDFLSGHGVRWHVTTG